A section of the Lepus europaeus isolate LE1 chromosome 19, mLepTim1.pri, whole genome shotgun sequence genome encodes:
- the DPEP2NB gene encoding DPEP2 neighbor protein, translating into MLKSEQILYIHPNLSCVPWEGSAAAAVPPTSLPVSGLYHIIYRGCRETQVGWHGETHCLVCGFQVYGDASLAKSRTEKPLLCWAPKRPQTLAELDKVLSCSVPKTWHLRCVGTRSVRRSLLAEPFMEDKCLTALDA; encoded by the exons ATGCTTAAG AGTGAGCAGATCTTGTATATTCACCCTAACTTGTCCTGTgtcccctgggagggcagtgcagcAG CAGCTGTGCCTCCCACTTCTCTTCCTGTATCTGGCCTCTACCATATCATCTACCGAGGATGTAGAGAAACCCAGGTGGGCTGGCACGGGGAGACACACTGCCTGGTTTGTGGCTTCCAGGTCTATGGTGATGCTTCTTTAGCAAAGTCCAGAACAGAGAAGCCACTCCTGTGTTGGGCTCCCAAGAGACCTCAAACTCTGGCAGAGTTGGACAAAGTCCTGAGTTGCTCTGTCCCCAAAACTTGGCACTTGCGGTGTGTGGGAACAAGATCAGTTCGCAGAAGCTTGCTGGCCGAGCCCTTCATGGAGGACAAATGTCTAACTGCCTTAGATGCTTAA
- the DDX28 gene encoding probable ATP-dependent RNA helicase DDX28, with product MALARPTRFLSLEARLFLFLRRDLVVRDPDEPLPVVRIPRSLQRRQEQRQRRHQSSPRPVLVRPGPLLVSARRPELNQPAGLTLGRWECAPLASRGWRHRRAHGDHFSIERAEHQAPALRNLSSDSSFGDLGLEPCVLRALRETAPEVVRPTTVQSSTIPSLLRGHHILCAAETGSGKTLSYILPLFQRLMGQPSLDHRRIPSPRGLVLVPSRELAEQVRAVAQPLGSSLGLHVQELGGGHGMRRIKLQLCKQPSADVLVATPGALWKALKSQLISLAELSFMVLDEADTLLDDSFLELVNYILEKSQIAEGPADLEDPFNPKAQLVLVGATFPEGVGQLLSKVTRPDSVTTITSSKLHCIMPHVRQTFMRLKGMDKVTELLQILKRRDRLDRTGPSGALLVFCNSSSTVNWLGYILDDHKIQHLRLQGQMPASMRAGIFQCFQKGSRDVLLCTDIASRGLDSTRVELVVNYDFPLTLQDYIHRAGRVGRVGSEVPGSVISFVTHPWDVNLVQKIELAARRRRSLPGLPSSVGEPLPLQA from the coding sequence ATGGCCTTAGCTAGGCCCACGCGGTTTTTGTCGCTGGAGGCTAGGTTGTTCCTGTTTCTCCGACGGGACCTGGTGGTCCGCGATCCCGACGAGCCCCTGCCCGTGGTGCGCATTCCACGGTCTCTACAGCGGCGGCAGGAACAGCGACAGAGAAGGCACCAGAGTTCCCCGCGGCCGGTGCTGGTGCGACCAGGGCCGCTGTTGGTCTCCGCGCGACGGCCAGAGTTGAACCAGCCGGCGGGCCTCACGCTGGGCCGTTGGGAATGTGCGCCTCTCGCCTCGCGTGGCTGGAGGCATCGGCGCGCGCATGGGGACCACTTCTCCATCGAACGTGCTGAACACCAGGCACCAGCGCTTCGGAACCTCTCATCGGACAGCAGCTTCGGCGATCTGGGTCTGGAGCCATGTGTGTTGCGAGCACTACGGGAGACTGCGCCCGAAGTCGTCCGGCCCACGACCGTGCAGTCGAGCACCATCCCCTCTCTGCTTCGCGGCCACCATATCCTTTGTGCCGCGGAAACAGGTAGTGGCAAGACTCTGAGTTACATACTACCTCTGTTTCAACGGCTTATGGGCCAGCCAAGCCTGGACCACCGCCGTATCCCCTCTCCCAGGGGCCTCGTCCTTGTGCCTTCCCGAGAATTAGCCGAACAGGTGCGAGccgtggcccagcccctgggcagcTCCTTAGGGCTGCACGTGCAGGAGCTAGGGGGAGGCCATGGTATGCGTAGAATCAAGCTGCAGCTATGCAAACAGCCTTCAGCAGATGTGCTGGTGGCCACTCCGGGGGCTTTGTGGAAGGCCCTGAAAAGTCAGCTCATCAGCCTGGCCGAGCTCTCCTTCATGGTGTTGGATGAGGCAGACACACTGTTGGATGACAGCTTCCTGGAACTGGTGAACTACATCTTGGAGAAGAGCCAGATAGCTGAAGGCCCAGCAGACTTAGAAGACCCCTTCAATCCCAAAGCTCAGTTAGTGCTGGTGGGAGCCACATTCCCTGAAGGGGTAGGCCAGTTGCTGAGTAAAGTCACCAGGCCAGACTctgtcaccaccatcaccagcTCCAAGCTCCACTGCATCATGCCTCACGTCCGACAGACATTTATGAGACTGAAAGGAATGGACAAGGTGACGGAGTTGTTGCAGATTCTCAAACGGCGTGACAGGCTAGACAGGACTGGCCCCTCGGGAGCTCTCCTGGTGTTCTGTAATAGTTCCAGCACGGTGAACTGGCTGGGATATATTCTGGATGACCACAAAATCCAACACCTAAGGCTGCAAGGGCAAATGCCAGCCTCGATGAGAGCAGGTATCTTCCAGTGTTTCCAGAAGGGCTCCCGAGACGTACTACTCTGTACAGACATAGCCTCTCGGGGCCTTGACAGCACCCGTGTGGAGCTAGTTGTCAACTATGATTTCCCCCTCACCCTGCAAGATTACATCCACAGAGCAGGGAGGGTGGGTCGTGTAGGTAGTGAGGTTCCAGGCTCCGTTATCAGCTTTGTGACCCATCCTTGGGATGTGAACCTGGTTCAGAAGATTGAGCTGGCAGCTCGCCGGAGGAGAAGCCTTCCCGGACTCCCATCCTCGGTGGGCGAGCCTTTGCCACTGCAAGCCTGA